Below is a window of bacterium DNA.
CGCTGCCGCGCGAGGTCCAGGAGCGGCTCATCGAGCGGCGGATGCGCTTCTTCGTCATCGACGCCATCGGGCTGGCCGAGGAGCTGGGGCTCGGCTCGCGGATCAACATCATCATGCAGTCCGCCTTCTTCCTGATCGCCGGGATCCTGCCGCGGGAGGAGGCGCTCGAGGCGATGCGCGGGCAGATCGCCGCGGCCTACGGGAGCAAGGGGCCGCGGGTGGTCCAGATGAACGTCGCCGCCGCGGAGGCGGCGCTCGAGCGGGTCGTGGAGGTCGCCGTGCCCGCCGCGGCCACCAGCGCCCGGCGGCTGCGCCCCGCGGTGCCCGAGGATGCCCCCGAGTTCGTGCGCACGGTGACCGCGCGGATGATCGAGGGGCGCGGCGACACGCTCCCCGTGTCCGCGATCCCCGCCGACGGCGTCTGGCCGACGGGGACCACCCAGTACGAGAAGCGCAACATCGCCGTCAGCATCCCGGTGTGGGAGCCGGACCTGTGCATCCAGTGCGGCCGCTGCTCGTTCGTCTGCCCGCACGCCACGATCCGCGTCAAGGCCTATCCGCCCGCGGCGCTCGCGGGGGCCCCGCCGACCTTCAAGCACGTGGAGGCCATCGGCAAGGACCTCAACGGGCTGCTCTGGACCGTCCAGGTCGCGCCCGAGGACTGCACGGGGTGCGGCCAGTGCGTCGACATCTGCCCGGGGTGGCGCACGGACGAGAACGGAAAGCGCGACCCCTCGTTCCGCGCGGTCAACCTGCGGCCGCAGGAGCCGCTGCGCGCGGCCGAGGCCGGGAACCTGCGCTTCTTCCTCGCGCTGCCCGAGACCGACCCGGCGCGCTTCGACCGCGGCACCGTCAAGGGGAGCCAGCTCGTGCGGCCGCTCTTCGAGTACCACGGGGCCTGCGCCGGCTGCGGCGAGACGCCGTACATCCGGCTGCTGACCCAGCTCTTCGGCGACCGGCTGCTCATCGGCAACGCGACCGGCTGCTCCTCGATCTACGGCGGCAACCTGCCGACGACGCCGTACGCGAAGCGCGCCGACGGGCGCGGGCCGGCCTGGTCCAACTCGCTCTTCGAGGACAACGCCGAGTTCGCCCTCGGCATGCGCCAGACGGTGGACCGCTTCCGCGTCCAGGCCCTGGAGGCGCTCGAGCGGCTCGTCGCCGCGGAGGCCTTCGCGGCGCTGCGTCCCCTGACGGAGAACCTGCGCGCCGCGCCGCAGGCGACGCAGGAGCAGATCGAGGCGCAGCGCGCGCGGGTGGCGCAGCTCAAGGAGGCGCTCGAGCGTGCCGGCACCGCCGAGGCGCGGTGGCTGCTCTCGCTTGCGGACTACCTCGTCGTCAAATCGGTCTGGGGCGTCGGCGGCGACGGCTGGGCCTACGACATCGGCTACGGCGGCCTGGACCAGGCGCTGGCCTCGGGCGAGAACGTCAACCTCCTCGTCCTCGACACCGAGGTCTACTCCAACACCGGCGGCCAGATGTCCAAGGCCACGCCGCTGGCGGCCACCGCGCAGTTCGCGGCGGGAGGCAAGCGCACGCCGAAGAAGAACCTCGCGCTGATCCTGGCGACGTACGGCAACGTCTACGTCGCGCAGATCGCGTTCGCGGCCAACCACGTGCAGACCCTGAAGGCGCTCACCGAGGCGGAAGCCTACCCGGGGCCCTCGCTCGTCGTCGCCTACGCGCACTGCATCGCGCACGGCTTCGACATGTCGCGCGGCCTCGAGCAGATGCGCCGCGCGGTGGAGTGCGGGCACTGGCCGCTGTTTCGCTACAACCCGGCGCTGGAGCGCGAGGGGAGGAGCCCGCTGGTCGTCGACAGCAAGGCCCCGACGATCACTTTCGCCGAGTACGCGGGCCGCGAGAACCGCTACCGCTCGCTGCGCGCGAAGGACCCGGCGCTGGCCGAGCGGCTCATGGCGGAGGCGCAGCAGGACGTGCGCCGGCGCTGGGAGTACCTGCAGCACCTGGCGCGCTGGAAGCCCGGCGGCGAGCCGGCCGCGGCGCCGTAGGGCGGGAGAGCCGCTAGTACTCCTCGAGGTGGTACCACT
It encodes the following:
- the nifJ gene encoding pyruvate:ferredoxin (flavodoxin) oxidoreductase; the encoded protein is MSSESGRSVVVDGCTACAHVVHATNEIITIYPITPSSPIAEICDARSAAGRTNIWGSVPKVSQMQSEGGVAGAVHGSLSAGALATTVSASQGLLLLIPAMYKIAGELTPTVFHVTARSIACQGLSIFGDHGDVMAARATGFAMLCSRSVQEAMDLALVAQAATLEARVPFIHFFDGFRTSHELRRIEELTFAQMRAMIDDALVIAHRRRALTPDRPTIRGTAQNPDVYFQGRETVNPFYRDAPAVVARALERFAGIAGRRYGLFDYAGDPAAERVVVVMGSAAETAEATAAALNAQGGRVGVVTVRLFRPFAAEAFLAALPATVRAIAVLDRTKEPGAPGEPLYLDVRAAVGEALERGHAPFAAAPRIVGGRYGLGSKDFTPAMAKAVFDALAAPEPRHGFTVGITDDVTGASLPVDAAFALEEPGAYRALFFGLGADGTVGANKSTIKIIGEHTANSAQGYFVYDSKKSGAMTVSHLRFGAEPVRHPYLLPQANFIACHNPSFLERFDMLAAAAPGAVFLLTTAHGKDDVWDTLPREVQERLIERRMRFFVIDAIGLAEELGLGSRINIIMQSAFFLIAGILPREEALEAMRGQIAAAYGSKGPRVVQMNVAAAEAALERVVEVAVPAAATSARRLRPAVPEDAPEFVRTVTARMIEGRGDTLPVSAIPADGVWPTGTTQYEKRNIAVSIPVWEPDLCIQCGRCSFVCPHATIRVKAYPPAALAGAPPTFKHVEAIGKDLNGLLWTVQVAPEDCTGCGQCVDICPGWRTDENGKRDPSFRAVNLRPQEPLRAAEAGNLRFFLALPETDPARFDRGTVKGSQLVRPLFEYHGACAGCGETPYIRLLTQLFGDRLLIGNATGCSSIYGGNLPTTPYAKRADGRGPAWSNSLFEDNAEFALGMRQTVDRFRVQALEALERLVAAEAFAALRPLTENLRAAPQATQEQIEAQRARVAQLKEALERAGTAEARWLLSLADYLVVKSVWGVGGDGWAYDIGYGGLDQALASGENVNLLVLDTEVYSNTGGQMSKATPLAATAQFAAGGKRTPKKNLALILATYGNVYVAQIAFAANHVQTLKALTEAEAYPGPSLVVAYAHCIAHGFDMSRGLEQMRRAVECGHWPLFRYNPALEREGRSPLVVDSKAPTITFAEYAGRENRYRSLRAKDPALAERLMAEAQQDVRRRWEYLQHLARWKPGGEPAAAP